The following coding sequences are from one Daphnia magna isolate NIES unplaced genomic scaffold, ASM2063170v1.1 Dm_contigs021, whole genome shotgun sequence window:
- the LOC116915655 gene encoding uncharacterized protein LOC116915655 isoform X5, with translation MGKVGHFSMGQVGQHEFVCQSEPIQIFFLYFCRKMRNYVRKTDRVKVPSDVIDRAVAKVLDEGKSVYIVAILFNIPRRSLTRFVENKKKSGLEEQNRPNSVSPTHHGYSSARQVFNKEDEALLADYLHRSADIYFGLSPIDVRKLAYNVATKRNLKIPPSRTEKLSAGPNWFASFMKRHPTLAIRKPEATSLARTSSFNIHNCDLFFDNCQRLLVREKIGLECVWNMDEVGVTTVSTPEKIVGRKGQKQIGSIVSGERGVLVTVCCVVSSYGNTIPPFFFFPRVNFKLRRLCSRPYVECKANLPQLKGQLAPAVG, from the exons ATGGGGAAGGTTGGCCATTTTTCCATGGGGCAAGTTGGCCAACATGAGTTCGTCTGTCAAAGTGAGCCtattcaaattttcttcttgtatttttGCAGAAAAATGAGAAACTACGTTAGAAAAACTGACAGAGTAAAGGTCCCATCTGATGTAATTGACAGAGCAGTTGCAAAGGTGTTGGACGAGGGAAAATCAGTTTATATTGTAGCTATTCTTTTTAACATTCCAAGAAGAAGTCTTACAAGATTTGttgaaaacaagaagaagtcAGGTTTAGAAGAACAAAACAGGCCTAATAGTGTTTCTCCAACCCATCATGGGTATTCATCTGCGCGCCAG GTTTTCAACAAGGAAGATGAGGCTCTGCTAGCTGATTACCTTCATCGTTCAGCAGATATTTACTTTGGATTGTCCCCAATTGATGTTAGAAAGCTGGCTTATAATGTTGCCACAAAGAGAAATCTAAAAATCCCACCTTCGCGGACTGAAAAACTTTCAGCTGGACCAAACTGGTTTGCATCATTCATGAAACGCCATCCTACTCTGGCAATAAGAAAACCTGAGGCTACTTCCCTGGCAAGAACCTCATCATTTAACATCCACAATTGTGATTTGTTCTTTGACAATTGTCAAAGATTGTTGGTGAGAGAAAAAATTGGGCTTGAATGCGTCTGGAACATGGACGAAGTTGGTGTTACTACAGTTTCAACACCTGAAAAGATCGTAGGTCGCAAAGGCCAGAAACAAATAG GATCAATTGTTTCAGGAGAGAGAGGGGTGTTGGTTACGGTTTGTTGTGTAGTTTCCAGCTACGGCAATACTATTCcacccttctttttctttcctcg AGTAAATTTCAAGCTAAGACGGCTCTGTAGTAGGCCCTATGTCGAATGTAAggccaacttgccccaacTCAAAGGGCAACTTGCCCCGGcggtggggtaa
- the LOC116915655 gene encoding uncharacterized protein LOC116915655 isoform X7 — protein MRNYVRKTDRVKVPSDVIDRAVAKVLDEGKSVYIVAILFNIPRRSLTRFVENKKKSGLEEQNRPNSVSPTHHGYSSARQVFNKEDEALLADYLHRSADIYFGLSPIDVRKLAYNVATKRNLKIPPSRTEKLSAGPNWFASFMKRHPTLAIRKPEATSLARTSSFNIHNCDLFFDNCQRLLVREKIGLECVWNMDEVGVTTVSTPEKIVGRKGQKQIGSIVSGERGVLVTVCCVVSSYGNTIPPFFFFPRVNFKLRRLCSRPYVECKANLPQLKGQLAPAVG, from the exons ATGAGAAACTACGTTAGAAAAACTGACAGAGTAAAGGTCCCATCTGATGTAATTGACAGAGCAGTTGCAAAGGTGTTGGACGAGGGAAAATCAGTTTATATTGTAGCTATTCTTTTTAACATTCCAAGAAGAAGTCTTACAAGATTTGttgaaaacaagaagaagtcAGGTTTAGAAGAACAAAACAGGCCTAATAGTGTTTCTCCAACCCATCATGGGTATTCATCTGCGCGCCAG GTTTTCAACAAGGAAGATGAGGCTCTGCTAGCTGATTACCTTCATCGTTCAGCAGATATTTACTTTGGATTGTCCCCAATTGATGTTAGAAAGCTGGCTTATAATGTTGCCACAAAGAGAAATCTAAAAATCCCACCTTCGCGGACTGAAAAACTTTCAGCTGGACCAAACTGGTTTGCATCATTCATGAAACGCCATCCTACTCTGGCAATAAGAAAACCTGAGGCTACTTCCCTGGCAAGAACCTCATCATTTAACATCCACAATTGTGATTTGTTCTTTGACAATTGTCAAAGATTGTTGGTGAGAGAAAAAATTGGGCTTGAATGCGTCTGGAACATGGACGAAGTTGGTGTTACTACAGTTTCAACACCTGAAAAGATCGTAGGTCGCAAAGGCCAGAAACAAATAG GATCAATTGTTTCAGGAGAGAGAGGGGTGTTGGTTACGGTTTGTTGTGTAGTTTCCAGCTACGGCAATACTATTCcacccttctttttctttcctcg AGTAAATTTCAAGCTAAGACGGCTCTGTAGTAGGCCCTATGTCGAATGTAAggccaacttgccccaacTCAAAGGGCAACTTGCCCCGGcggtggggtaa